The genomic window TCAGCCGACCCTGCCGCTCCGACGTGCGGGTGAGCAGCATCTCCTCGATCACCTCGACCAGCGTGGTGGCATTCGATTCCACGGCGCCGGAGAGCGGATAGCAGCCGAGCGTGCGGAAGCGCACCATGCGCCGATCGGCTTTCTCCCCCGGCTTCAATTTCATCCGGTCGTCGTCCAGCATGATCCAGGTGCCGCCGCGATTCACCACGGGTCGCTCCCGGGCGAAATAGAGCGGCACCACCGGCAGTTTCTGCCGGTGGATGTAGAGCCAGACGTCCAGCTCGGTCCAGTTGGAGAGCGGAAAGACGCGCATGCTCTCGCCGGGAAGAACACGGGTGTTGAAGAGATTCCACAGCTCCGGCCGCTGGTTCTTGGGATCCCAGCGGTGATGCGAGTCGCGGAAGCTGAAGACGCGCTCCTTGGCGCGGCTCTTCTCCTCGTCGCGACGGGCGCCGCCGATGGCCGCGTCGAAGCGGTGCTGCTCCAGCGCCTGCCGAAGCGCCTGGGTCTTCATGACATCCGTGTAGAGCTTGGACCCGTGGGTGAAGGGCGTGATGCCCTGGGCCAGGCCCTCCTGATTGGTGTGCACGATCAACTCCACGCCCAGATCCTTCGCCACCTGGTCGCGGAAGGCGATCATCTCCCGGAACTTCCAGGTGGTGTCGACATGCAGCAACGGGAAGGGAGGCTTGCCCGGCCAGAACGCCTTGCGGGCAAGGTGCAGCAGCACCGTGGAATCCTTGCCGATGGAATACATCAGCACCGGCCGCTCGAACGAGGCCGCCGTCTCCCTCAGAATGTGGATGGCTTCGGCCTCGAGTTCGTCCAGGTGGGAATTCTTCATGCGATCGTCACGCCGCGCGTCGCTCCGGGCGCCCGCGCCGAATGCTACCTTCACCCCACCATGCCGCCGAAGATCGTTGACGGAGCGACCATCTGGCTCACCGGCCTCTCGGGCTCGGGCAAGAGCACCATCGCCCAGGAGCTCGAGCGCCAGCTCGTGGCCTCGGGCCGTCGCGCGGTTCGGCTGGACGGTGACGAGCTGCGGCGTGGCATGAACCAGGACCTCGGTTTCGACGCGGCGGGTCGGCAGGAGGCGGTGCGCCGCGCCGGCGAGGCCGCGCTGCTGCAGGCCGGGACGGGCGCCGTCGCCATCGTGTCGATGATCTCCCCATACAAGTCCGGCCGCGATCTTGTGCGCCAAAGGCACGGCGCCTCGAACCTTCGATTCATCGAGGTCTTCGTCGATTGTCCCCTTGCCATCGCAGAGAAACGCGATCCCAAGGGGCTCTACCGGAAAGCCCGCGCCGGGCTTCTCAAAGGCATGACGGGCATCGACGATCCCTATGAGGCGCCGCAAGCGCCGGAGGTGCGCCTGGACACATCAACCCACTCGGTTCCGCAATGCGTCGACCTTATTTGCATTCATTTGCGGTCGCAAGAACAAATCATGTAGACGCGGTATACTGAACCGCTTGGTTTGGCCCATTTTTGCCCATTCCACTTTTTGATCTGCGACCATCGGACCCCACATCACACACCTCACATCTCATTCCCCGCTTCTCAGGCCGAGCTCCACCAAGCCCACCTTGGTCATGCTGCGCTATTTTGTGCCGCTGATTGTGGTGCACGCTGCGGCCCTGCTAGCGGTGATGCCGAGTCTGTTCTCCTGGACCGCTCTGCTGATCGCGCTCGCGGGCGTCCACGTCTTCGGCCAGGCGATCACGATGGGCTACCACCGCCTGCTCACCCACCGGAGCTTCGAAGTGCCACGCTGGTTCGAATACGGACTGGTGGTGCTGGCCCTCTGCTGCCTGGAAGATTCTCCGGCGCGTTGGGTGGCGACGCACCGCAAGCATCACGTGCACAGCGACGAGCCCGAGGATCCGCACTCGCCGCTGGTGACCTTCCTGTGGGGGCACATGGGCTGGCTCTTCCTGCACAACCGCGAGCTGCACCAATGGGCGAACTACGAGCGCTACGCCAAGGATGTCCTGCAGGATCCCTTCTACATGTGGCTGGAGAAGAATCCGACCAGCCCGCTCTGGTTCTACCTGGGCCAGTGCGTGGTCTTCTTCGCGGCGCCGCTGGCTCTTTCCAGCATCTGGCTTGACTGGAACAGCGCCCTGTATTTCGCCGCGGGCGTGCTGGTGTGGGGCGTCTTCGTGCGCACCGTGCTGGTCTGGCACATCACCTGGAGCGTGAACAGCCTGACGCATCTCTTCGGCTACCAGAATCACGAGACCGATGAGAACAGCCGCAACAACTGGCTGGTGGCGCTGGTCGCCGCCGGTGAGGGCTGGCACAACAATCATCATCACGACCCCTCCTGCTGCTCCGTGCAGCATCGCTGGTGGGAGCTGGATGTGACCTACTGGGAAGTCCGCGCCTTGAAGGCCATCGGCATCGCCAAGGACATCGTGCCCCGACGCGAGGTGCGCGTCGAGGAAGCCCAGAACGCGGCGCGAAAATCCGTGGTTTCCAGCCTGAACTGAAGACAATTTGATTTCGGCACCGACTTCGCCGCTTCGATGCGCGGCGGCCTTTTACCAATCCTGCCGTGCGGGAAATTTCGAGCAATCCACCACCAGATCGAACCCCGGTCGCAGCGTCGACGGCGGCGTCATCAGGAAACGAATGGGATGCTTCGGATCCGCGCGGTTGATCCACTCGCCGATCGAGTCGATGCCCATCGACTGCAATGGCCGGATCATGACCGAACCGTAAATGTGTCCGCTGTAGCAGTTCTGCGGGAAGTAGACGCAGGCCGCCGCCTCGCCCGGCTTGCCCGGCGGCAACGCGGCCTGGTGGTCCAGCACGATTCGATTGATCTCGCGGGCGTAGTACCAGGTCATGGAGAACTGGTAGGTGCGGCCGGCGACTCCGTAGAGACCGACGACGCAGAGCACGGCCATCGCTGCCGCGGCGATGAAGCGCCCGATGAAGCGGTCGTTGTCGTCGGCCGGGTTCCACAGCATCAATCCGGCGGTCACGATCAGCAGCCCCGATCCGATGTTGGGGCCGAATCCATACAGATCGGAGACCGCGCCCATGGGCAGGGTCACGACCACGCTGAACATGCAGACGCACGCGGCCAGCAGCGCCCGGCGCAGCGGCACATGGCCTGGTGTCTTGCGGTGCAGGATGCGCAGCGCCCCCGCCGCGATCAGCACTCCGCCCGAGGCGAGCAGACTGAGCACCGGAAGCGCCCGCAGCGGCAGCATCGCGGCCTCGTCGTTGAAGATATGCAGCGGGCCGTTGGAGAAAATGCCGAACATCGACATCAGCGCGTTGGTGAGGATGTTCTCGCCCAGCCCGATCTGGTAGCGGCCCTCCGGCGCCTCGTCGATCGGTGCCACGCCGCCGAGACCGCCGAACTTGTAGCGAATGACCAGGTAGATCAGCGGCATGACCGCGACCGGGAGCAGCGCCAACGCGGCGCGCAGGGTGGCGCGGCGATCCATCCCGCGGCAGGCGGCGATCGCCACGATCACGCCCGCGCCGATCGCGGCGCTCCAGCCGAAGAAGGTTTCCTTGACGTTCATGGCCACCGCGGCGATGACAAAGAGAAGCGCGAGCGTGCCCCCGATCGACCCGCCCCGCCGCGCCGCCGCAAAAAGATCCCAGGTCAGGATGCCGCACCAGAGCCCGAGGGCTGCGACCCAGGTCTGCGAGCAGGTGTCCATCTGCCAGAGCGAGGTCATGGTGCTGGGCGAGAGCTCGATCCAAATCAGGATCAGCGGGGCCGCGATTGGCGCCGCGGGAAGCACCCGCCGCGCCAGCGCCACCACGCCCAGGGCCAGCAGCGCCATCCCCGTGAATTGCACCGGCAGCACGGGCCAGCACCAGAGCGTGCGCGGGTCGCAGAAGCTGGCGACGATGTTTTCCAGGGGGCGGAAGCTGTTGGTGTGAAGCCAGCCGTGGCGGATGTTCTCCGCCAGCGAACCGACGTTGAGATTGCCGCGGACGAATTTCAGGTCGTCGTTGGAGACGTTCAGCCCCCAGTGGATCGGCGCGACCAGCAGCCAGAGGAAGAGCAGGACCGCGGCGGCCCAGGCCCACTTCACCGCCGCGCCCGAAGTGCCGGCGCCCGAGGTCGCGCCAGCGCCGGTTGAAGTGGAGGAAATCGTCGTCACCGCGTTGAAGTGTAATCATCGCGGGGCTCTCCGCTACGCTGCACGCCATGAGAGCCTTGTGGGTCGCGGCCTTCGTCGCAGTTCTGCTCTCGGCGATCGCCGTGCGGGCGCACATCCAATTCGCCAACGTCATTCCTCCGGCGATGGATCCCGCCTACTACCCGGTGCAGGCCTGGTGGCTCTTCAATGAAGGTCGCCTGCTCTACCAGGATGCGCCGCTGATCTTCGTCATCGACGGGATTGCCGCCAAGGCGCTCATCCTGGCGGGAATGCAGGGCGACCGCGCCTATCTGGTGGCGGCGCAGGCCGTCGACTGCATCACGGAGCCGTGGGTCGCGCTGTTTGTCTTCCTCTTCGGCTTCGCCTGGTGCGGCGGCGCGAAGCGCGGCATTCCCATGGCGATGGCCGGCGCGCTGCTGGCGGTGCTCAGCGCCCCCGTCATCCGCATGGTCAGCGACTTCGAGAAGAATTCGCTTGGACTGGTCTGGGCCGTGATGGCCTGGTGGTCCCTTTGGCGCGCCCTGCACGCGGGCAAAAGCCCGGAAAGCGCTGCGCGTTCGGTCCGCTGGCACGTCGCCACGGCATTGGCCCTGGTGCTGGCGGCGCTCACCCATGGCGGGTCGTTCGGTTGCGCCGCGCTGGGTGCCGCGGCGATCATGGCGGTCTGTCTCGCCAGCGGCGGCATCTCGCGACGAGCGCTCATCATTGGAGTGGTGTCCGCGGTGATCGTCGGATCACTGTCGCTGGCGCTTCTGAGCGCCGCCAGTCCCGCCCGTGCCCAGACCCTGTTCGAGGCGCCGCAGAAAATCTTCGGCCAAGGCGAACGCAGGGACATGCCGATGCACCGACCCCGCGGCCCGGACGATGACTTCGCCCGACAGGGAAACATTCGGCCGCCTCCAATGCCGGGAGGTGGGGATCCCCGCGGCGACATTGCATTGCGCGATGATCGCGGCCCGCAAGGCGATGGAAAATCGCGCATGGGTCCACCCATGGGACCGCCGGGCGGTCGCGATTCCCACGGAACCTTCATCGGTCTTGGTGTCGGGCTCTGCGGAATCCTCGTCGTCGCCCTGCGCTGGAGGCGCGAAGCCGGCGCCGACCGCGCGGTCATCATCGGGCTCAGTCTGCTGTGCATGCTGCTGGTCTGCCCCTTCCTCAATCCGGAATACGCGCAGCGGCTGGGGTTGATGGCGCCGGTGCCGGTCGCGGTGGTCTTCACTTTTCTCGGCGCCCGACTCGTCATGGCGAAAAAGACCTCGCCACTGGAAGCTCCCGCGCCGCTGCTGCCGCCCGGAAAGGCGCTCTACCGGGCCTTCGCCGCCTGGTGGATCGCGGTGAGCGTGGCCTACGGGGCGGTCCACTCCATCACCGGGATCTCGACGCCCGGCGCAGTGCTCACCGATGAGGAATTGCGGGAGCTCTTCGCCCTGCGCAGCGAGATTCCCGAGCCGCGCACCACGCTGATCGTCGCCGCGCATGGCATCGAATGGTGGGCGGGATACGCGCTGCACACGCCGGTTCGCATCGACCGCGTCCCCGACGACGCGGCCTCGAAATATGCGCGGGTCCTCATCCTGAAAAAGACGATGAACCAAGGGCGCCGCCCGCCGATGCCCGACGGTGGCGCCGCCAGAAATCCCGACGGCCCCGGCGGCCGCCCCGCTCCTCCGGGCGAGCAGGTCTTCATCCCCGACAACGCGCGAAGCATTCACCGGGGCGAGCGCTTCGAGCTCTTCGAAGTGCCTCTGGACAGGTGACGGGATTGCGAGGAACTAGAAGGCGTGGGCGGCGCTGCGCATCTCGTTGCCCTCGGCCGTGCCCATGGCGTAAGTGAAGCCGCTCTGGATGGAATAGGCGCCCACGCCGCCGCTGCGCGAGAGAGCGAGCACCCCCACTTGGAAATTTCCGGCATCGGGCGTGTTGCGGATCATGCGGGCGACCGCTTCCTGGCAGGCCTCCTGCGCCGAGGCGCCGAATCGCATCCGTTCCACGATCAGAAACGCGGCGACCGAGCGCATGGGAATTTCCCCGACGCCGGTGCAGACTGCGCCGCCCACCTCGCCATCCACGTAGAGTCCGGCCCCGATGATGGGCGAGTCGCCGACGCGACCATGCATCTTCCAGGACATGCCGCTGGTGGTGCAGGCGGCTGCGAGCCGCCCCTGCTCGTCGCGCACCAGCATGGCGATGGTGTCATGGTCGCGCTCGCCGCCTTTGATGCTCGGATTCGCATCCGCCGGCCGGCGCGGCGCGTTCTCGCGGTTGGCCTGGGGCTTGTACTTCTTCTCCTTCAGCCACTCCTGCCACGCGGCCCGCGCCTCCGGATGCAGCGCGTCGGGAAGGATCTCCACCCCCTGTGAGCGCGCGAATTGCTCCGCCCCCTCGCCGACCAGCAATACATGGGGCGTGCGCTCCATCACCATGCGGGCGAGGGAGATCGGATGGGCCACGCCGCGCACAAAGGCGACCGAGCCGGCGCGGCCGCGCTCATCCATGATGGCGGCGTCGAGCGTGACGAAGCCGTCGCGGTCCGGGTATCCGGCCAGCCCCACGGTGTGCTCGTTGACATCGGCCTCCGTCACCATGACGCCCGACTCCGCGGCGTCCAGCGCGCTGCCGCCCGAGTCCAGCAGGCTCAGCGCTCTGGCGTTGGCGGCCAGCCCAAAGTTCCAGGTCGAAAGGACCACCGGTCCGGTCGCGCTCTCCGCGGAGGATGCATCGTTCGCGGCGCTTTCGGGAGTCGACTTTGATTTTGAATTTTCGTTCATGGTGCAGGCTGCAGCGGAGGCTCCGAGCGTGGCGGCAACGATCGCCCGGAGGGAGTCCCGGCGCGAAAGGCCCGCAGAAGGAACTCCAGGAATGGGAATCTCGCGACGGATCATCGACGAATCGCCCATCATGCTAACGAATCCCGGCGCAGCTCAGGCGAGGATCGAGCACATCACGGTGATGATGGCCGCGGCGCAGAGGTCCAGCACGAAACCGACGCGCAGCATCTCCCGCATCGGCACGCGGCCGGTGGAGAAGATCAGCGCGCTGGGCGGCGTGCCGACCGGCAGCATGAAAGCAAAGCTCGCCCCGAGCGTCGCCGCCACGACCAGCTTCTCCGTGGGGATGCCCAGGCCGGGTGCCATCGCCCCGACGATCGGCACTGCGGTGGCCACTAGGGCCGTATTCGAGGCGATCTCGCTGGCGAAGATGAGCATGGTCACGACCAGGAAGAGCAGGATCGGCGCCGGCACGACCGCCAGACCGGAGAGCGAGCGGGCCACCGCGTCCGAGACGCCGGTCGACTGCATCGCGTCCGCCAGGCTCAGTCCGCCGCCGAAGAGAATGAACACCCCCCACGGCAGACGGCCGGTCAGCGCCCAGGGCACAATCGCCTCGCCGCTGCCTTTTTTCTCGGGAATGATGAAGAGCAGCACCGCGGCCGCAATGGCGATCATGCCGTCGCGCAGCTTCAGCTGGGGAATCCACATTTTGAGGAAGGGCGCGCCCACCCACGCCACGATGGCGCAGGCGAAGATGACCACGGTGATCCGCGCGGCGCGGCTCATCGGCCCGCGCGGCACCGGCAGCGAGATCGCCGTGGCCGAGAGCCCCTTCATCGGGCACATGACGCGGAAGACGATCTGGGTGGCGATCATCATCACCGCCGCCGTCGGCACCCCGATCATCGACCACTGCAGGAAATCCATGCCCGATCCGTTGGCGCGGAGCCATTCCGCCGCGATCGGATTCGGCGGGCTTCCCAGCAGCGTCATGACGCCGCCGATGCTCGCCCCGTAGGCCACCGCCAGCAGCACCGCCCGCTCGAAATTCAGAAAGGCGCGGTGATGCTCCGGCTTCTCGCCCGCTCCGCCCGCGAAGCACGCCACCGCCGCCATGGCCAGCGGCAGCATGATCGCCGCCGAGGCCGTGTTGGAAACCCAGGCGCTCAGCAGCGAGGTCGCAATCAGAAATCCCGCGATGATGCGGCCCGGCGAGTGGCCGATGTGCGAGAGCACAAAGGCGATGAAGCGCTGGCCCAGGCCATGCCGCTCGATGGCGAACCCGATCGTGCATCCGCCGGCGAAGAGAAAGATGATGTCGTTGGCATAGGGCGAGAGGATGTCCTGCGTAGTGCCGATGTTGAAGAGCGAGAGCACGATGACCGGCAGCAGTCCCGTGATCGCCAGATCGACCGCCTGGGTCGCCCACCACGCGGCCATCCACGCCAGCAGTCCGGCGACGATCGCCCCATTGCTGGAAAGCCCGGCACCCGTCATGCCCGACGGACCCAGCACAAACCAGACCAGCACTCCCAGCAGCGGTCCGGCGAGGAACACGGCGCGCTTCATGGCGACTTCCTCATGCGAAGCGCTCCGGCCTGAGTTTCTCGATACTGAAGGGCTGGCTCCTTCCGCCGATGATGTTGCTCACCAGCAGACCGGTCGCAGGCCCGAGGCTGATGCCCAGCATGGCGTGGCCGGCGGCGGCGATCGCGTTGCGCAGATGCGCGAAACGCCCCAGATAGGGAAGTCCGTCCGGCGTGACCGGGCGCCGTCCGGTCCAGACCGGGCGCGCCTGCTTGTGCCGCGCGTCGAAGGCGCCGGCAAAGGCTGGCAGAAAACGCGGGATCGACTCGCAGATGCCCTGCACGCGCCGGGGATTGACCGTGTCATCGACGCCGCCGATCTCCATGGTGCCCGCGAAGCGCAGCGCGCCGCCCATCGGGGTCACCGCCACGCGGGCCTCGACGAGCAGACAGGAAGTTCGCGGCATCTGCGCTGGTTCCTGAATCGTCATGCTGTAGCCCTTGCCCGCCTGCATCGGAAGTTCCGCGCCAAGCTGCCGCGCCGCCGCTCCCGACCAGGACCCCGTGGCGATCACGAACTCATCGCCTTCGATCCGCTCGCGCGTGGTCCTCACCGCCACCACCCGGTCCCCGAGCATGTCGAAGCCCGTGACCTCGGTGCCGTAATGGATGTCCGCGCCAAGGGCCAGCTCCTGCATCACCAGCGCCGGATTCAGGTGCGCGTCGTCGTGGAAGTGCACGCCGCCGCAGACGTCCAGCGTCAATTCCGGTTCCAGCGCGGCAACCTCGCCCTGCGTCAGCAGCGAAGCGCGCAGTCCGATCTGGTTGGCGCGGCGGGCGACCGCGGCCTCGTGGGCCAGCGTCGCGGACTTCTTGCACAGCACCAGCAGCCCCTTCTGCACCAGGCCGATGCGATTATCGCTTTCCGCGGCGAGCTCCACGTAGAGTTTCTTGCTCAGCAGGCTGATGTCGCGCAGCAAGCCTTCGCAGCCGGCCACGTGCGCCGGCGTGGCGCTGCGGTAGAACTTCCAGAGCCACTTCATCAGGTCGCGGTCCAGGCGCGGGCGGATCCAGAAGGGACTCTTCGGGTTGCCCAGCATCCGCAGCCCCTTGGCGATCATGCCCGGCGCGGCCAGCGGCACGAAATGGCTCGGCGAGACCAGCCCGGCGTTGCCGAAGCTGCAGCCGGAGGGCCCGGGCGAGCGCTCCAGCACGATCGCCTCATGGCCGTCCCTCTTCAGGAAGCGGGCGCAGGAGAGGCCGATGATGCCGCCGCCGACGATGACCACGCGACTCATGGCCGGAGATTAACGCTCGCGCCGCTTCAACGCGTCGCCGAAACTTCTTTACACTTGCGGGCCATGTCCGACACCGCGACCAAGTCCATGGAAGAAATCGTCTCGCTCTGCCGGCGGCGCGGCTTCATTTTCCAGAGCTCTGAGATCTACGGCGGCATCAACGGCTTCTGGGATTACGGGCCGCTGGGCACCGAACTGAAGCGCAACCTGAAGAACGCCTGGTGGCAGGATGTCGTGCGCAACGAGCTCATCGGGCCGATGGGCGACCCGGTGCAGATCGTCGGGCTCGACTCCTCGATCATCATGAATCCCAAGGTCTGGATCGCGTCGGGGCACGTGGGCGGCTTCAACGATCCGATGGTGGATTGCCGTGAAAGCAAAGCGCGATATCGCGCGGACCACCTGATGGTGCTCGGCGCCGCCGAGCCCGCGGCCCGCCTCTACGCCTTCATCGACAATGACACCGAGCAGCGGGCCAAGGCGGAGAAAATCCTGCTGAAGTACGAGCGCCGCGAGGCGCTCGACGCCGCCCGGCATCTGATCCGCGCCTACACCACGCTCACCGCCGAGGAGCGCGCCCGCTGTGTCGGCCCCGAAGCCAAGGAGCCGGGCACGCTGACCGAGCCGAGGCAGTTCAACCTGATGTTCAAAACCAACGTGGGCGCCATCGAGGATCCCGCCAACGCCGCGTACCTGCGCCCCGAAACCGCCCAGGGCATCTTCGCCAACTTCGACAACGTGCTCAACAGCACCCGAGTGCGCGTTCCCTTCGGCATTGCGCAAATTGGAAAAGCATTCCGCAACGAGGTGACGCCGCGCAACTTCACCTTCCGCAGCCGCGAGTTCGAGCAGATGGAGCTGGAGTTCTTCATCCGCCCCGAGGAAGCGGCGCAGTGGTATCCGTGGTGGCGCGACCAGCGCTTCGCGTGGTGGCAGTCGATCGGACTGGCCGGCGCCAACCTGCAATTGCGCGAGCACGACCGCGACGAGCTGGCCCACTACGCCAAGGTCGGCGCCGGCACCAGCGACATTGAGTACCGCTTCCCCTTCACGGCGCCGGGCTTTGGCGAGCTCGAAGGCGTGGCCCACCGCGGCGACTTCGACCTGCGCCAGCATGCCGAACACTCCGGCAAGAACGACAAGGCGAAGTATTTCGACCAGGAAAAAAACGAGCGCTACTTCCCGCACGTCATCGAGCCCTCCGCCGGCGCCGACCGCGGCACGCTGG from Planctomycetota bacterium includes these protein-coding regions:
- the cysD gene encoding sulfate adenylyltransferase subunit CysD, encoding MKNSHLDELEAEAIHILRETAASFERPVLMYSIGKDSTVLLHLARKAFWPGKPPFPLLHVDTTWKFREMIAFRDQVAKDLGVELIVHTNQEGLAQGITPFTHGSKLYTDVMKTQALRQALEQHRFDAAIGGARRDEEKSRAKERVFSFRDSHHRWDPKNQRPELWNLFNTRVLPGESMRVFPLSNWTELDVWLYIHRQKLPVVPLYFARERPVVNRGGTWIMLDDDRMKLKPGEKADRRMVRFRTLGCYPLSGAVESNATTLVEVIEEMLLTRTSERQGRLIDHDAIGSMEEKKREGYF
- the cysC gene encoding adenylyl-sulfate kinase translates to MPPKIVDGATIWLTGLSGSGKSTIAQELERQLVASGRRAVRLDGDELRRGMNQDLGFDAAGRQEAVRRAGEAALLQAGTGAVAIVSMISPYKSGRDLVRQRHGASNLRFIEVFVDCPLAIAEKRDPKGLYRKARAGLLKGMTGIDDPYEAPQAPEVRLDTSTHSVPQCVDLICIHLRSQEQIM
- a CDS encoding fatty acid desaturase, which translates into the protein MLRYFVPLIVVHAAALLAVMPSLFSWTALLIALAGVHVFGQAITMGYHRLLTHRSFEVPRWFEYGLVVLALCCLEDSPARWVATHRKHHVHSDEPEDPHSPLVTFLWGHMGWLFLHNRELHQWANYERYAKDVLQDPFYMWLEKNPTSPLWFYLGQCVVFFAAPLALSSIWLDWNSALYFAAGVLVWGVFVRTVLVWHITWSVNSLTHLFGYQNHETDENSRNNWLVALVAAGEGWHNNHHHDPSCCSVQHRWWELDVTYWEVRALKAIGIAKDIVPRREVRVEEAQNAARKSVVSSLN
- a CDS encoding N(4)-(beta-N-acetylglucosaminyl)-L-asparaginase yields the protein MNENSKSKSTPESAANDASSAESATGPVVLSTWNFGLAANARALSLLDSGGSALDAAESGVMVTEADVNEHTVGLAGYPDRDGFVTLDAAIMDERGRAGSVAFVRGVAHPISLARMVMERTPHVLLVGEGAEQFARSQGVEILPDALHPEARAAWQEWLKEKKYKPQANRENAPRRPADANPSIKGGERDHDTIAMLVRDEQGRLAAACTTSGMSWKMHGRVGDSPIIGAGLYVDGEVGGAVCTGVGEIPMRSVAAFLIVERMRFGASAQEACQEAVARMIRNTPDAGNFQVGVLALSRSGGVGAYSIQSGFTYAMGTAEGNEMRSAAHAF
- a CDS encoding DASS family sodium-coupled anion symporter, which gives rise to MKRAVFLAGPLLGVLVWFVLGPSGMTGAGLSSNGAIVAGLLAWMAAWWATQAVDLAITGLLPVIVLSLFNIGTTQDILSPYANDIIFLFAGGCTIGFAIERHGLGQRFIAFVLSHIGHSPGRIIAGFLIATSLLSAWVSNTASAAIMLPLAMAAVACFAGGAGEKPEHHRAFLNFERAVLLAVAYGASIGGVMTLLGSPPNPIAAEWLRANGSGMDFLQWSMIGVPTAAVMMIATQIVFRVMCPMKGLSATAISLPVPRGPMSRAARITVVIFACAIVAWVGAPFLKMWIPQLKLRDGMIAIAAAVLLFIIPEKKGSGEAIVPWALTGRLPWGVFILFGGGLSLADAMQSTGVSDAVARSLSGLAVVPAPILLFLVVTMLIFASEIASNTALVATAVPIVGAMAPGLGIPTEKLVVAATLGASFAFMLPVGTPPSALIFSTGRVPMREMLRVGFVLDLCAAAIITVMCSILA
- a CDS encoding FAD-dependent oxidoreductase, whose translation is MSRVVIVGGGIIGLSCARFLKRDGHEAIVLERSPGPSGCSFGNAGLVSPSHFVPLAAPGMIAKGLRMLGNPKSPFWIRPRLDRDLMKWLWKFYRSATPAHVAGCEGLLRDISLLSKKLYVELAAESDNRIGLVQKGLLVLCKKSATLAHEAAVARRANQIGLRASLLTQGEVAALEPELTLDVCGGVHFHDDAHLNPALVMQELALGADIHYGTEVTGFDMLGDRVVAVRTTRERIEGDEFVIATGSWSGAAARQLGAELPMQAGKGYSMTIQEPAQMPRTSCLLVEARVAVTPMGGALRFAGTMEIGGVDDTVNPRRVQGICESIPRFLPAFAGAFDARHKQARPVWTGRRPVTPDGLPYLGRFAHLRNAIAAAGHAMLGISLGPATGLLVSNIIGGRSQPFSIEKLRPERFA
- a CDS encoding glycine--tRNA ligase, coding for MEEIVSLCRRRGFIFQSSEIYGGINGFWDYGPLGTELKRNLKNAWWQDVVRNELIGPMGDPVQIVGLDSSIIMNPKVWIASGHVGGFNDPMVDCRESKARYRADHLMVLGAAEPAARLYAFIDNDTEQRAKAEKILLKYERREALDAARHLIRAYTTLTAEERARCVGPEAKEPGTLTEPRQFNLMFKTNVGAIEDPANAAYLRPETAQGIFANFDNVLNSTRVRVPFGIAQIGKAFRNEVTPRNFTFRSREFEQMELEFFIRPEEAAQWYPWWRDQRFAWWQSIGLAGANLQLREHDRDELAHYAKVGAGTSDIEYRFPFTAPGFGELEGVAHRGDFDLRQHAEHSGKNDKAKYFDQEKNERYFPHVIEPSAGADRGTLALLCEAYTKDESRPSGVYMKFHPRMAPVKAGIFPLVNKDGMPEIAEKLHRELRKRHVCEYDPKQTIGKRYARMDEAGTPFCITIDSDTLTAQTVTIRHRDTQQQEKMNIDAVPAWLDGQVG